Genomic segment of Clostridia bacterium:
AACTATTAATATGGATAAAAAGAGATTATTTCGCGCGTAAAGGCGAGGAATTGGGCGGGCGAGGTACTATTTTGGGCGAATTTCGCAAAGAATAGCAGTATGAATACCATCGTTTTGACGGGCGGCGGCACGGGCGGACACGTCATTCCCGCTTTGGCTTTGGTGCCCTATTTGCGCAAATATTTCTCGAATATCTACTTCGCGGGCGAGGCGGGCGGCGTGGAAGAGACCTTGGCCGCCAAGTGCGGCTTGCCCTTTTTGGGCGCGGAGACCATCAAGTTCGACCGCCGAAGGCTTCTCAGAAACCTCGCCGTGCCGCGCGTGCTGCACCGCTCGGCCGAAGTGATGGCGGCGAAACTGGGGGAGATAGGCTGTGGAATCGTGTTCTCGAAGGGCGGGTACTGCGCTTTGCCGACCGTGTTGGCGGCACACCGATTGGGGCTACCCATCGTCTGTCACGAGAGCGACCGCACCCTGGGGTTGGCCAATAGATTGACCTTGCACTATACCGACCACCTCGTCACCTCGTTCGCGGATACGCCCAAGGGAACGTGTATCGGGAACCCCATACGCGACGAGATATTGCGGGGGGATGAAAGGCGCGTGGCGCTTCCTATGCCCCAAGCGCCCGCGTTGCTGGTGGTGGGCGGCAGTATGGGCGCGGCCTTTCTCAACCGAACGGCGGCCGAATTGGCAGAAAGAATGACGGGGTGGAACGTCGTCAACGTGTACGGCAAAACGCCCGTCCCATGTGCGTGCGCCAATTACGTGGGCATACCCTTTACCGATCGCATAGCCGACTACTACGCCCGCTGTGACGTCGTGCTGTGCCGCGCGGGGGCCAACACGATGTTTGAGTTGGCGGCCCTCGGCAAGCCCACCGTCGCCGTGCCCTTGCCCAAAGGTACTTCGCGGGGCGACCAAGTGGCCAACGCGGCCTATTTCGCCGCCCGTTACGCGCATATAACCGCCATACCGCAAGAGAAAGCGACGATGGAAACCCTCGTCAGGGCGATAGAGGACAAAGCGGGTATTAGGGGTAGGAAGCGGGAAACTTCGTGGGGCGGAGGCCTGCCGACGGACGGTAGCGGACGGTCGGGGGCAAAGCCCGCTTACGCCTCGCCCAACGCCGCCATCGCCCGATACGTCTACGACGTATTTCTCGGTAGCATTTGACAAAACTCCGCAAAAATTGTGCAAAAAAAGGTTGCTAATCCTTGACAAAAAACGGGAAAGGGACTATAATGTTAGCAGTCAAGGAGGTAGAGTGCTAATTCCCTTCCTCGACCGATAAAAATATAGGAGGCAGTATTATGAATATCAAACCTTTATTTGACAAAATTTTGGTAAAACCCATCGAAGCCGAGACGGTGTCGGCCGGTGGTATCTATCTTAGCGGCGCCGCCAAAGAAAAACCCGCCTATGCTATCGTGCAAGCGGTGGGCGAGGGCGGCCTGGTCGACGGCAAAGAGGTCAAAATGGTCCTCAAAGTCGGCGATAAAGTCGTGTACGGCAAGTACGCCGGCAACGAAATCAAATTGGAAGGCGTCGAGTACGTGATTTTGCGCCAAAGCGACGTTTTGGCGGTTATCGAGGACTAATAGGGGAGCAGAAGGCTCCAAGGAGGTAGTAGTATGTCGAAAATGATTAAATACGGCGAGGAAGCACGCCGCGCATTGGAAACGGGCGTCAACGCATTGGCGGACACCGTAAAAATTACGCTGGGGCCCAAAGGCCGCAACGTCGTGTTGGAAAAGAAATTCGGGGCGCCCCTCATCACCAACGACGGCGTCACCATCGCCAAAGAGATAGAACTCGAAGATCCCTTCGAGAACTTGGGCGCGCAACTCATCCGCGAGGTCTCCGTCAAGACCAACGAAGTAGCGGGCGACGGTACCACCACGGCCGCCGTGTTGGCCGAGGCGATGATCCACGAGGGTATGAAGAATATCACCGCGGGAGCGAATCCCGTGTTGATCAAGAAGGGTATGGCCGCTATGACCGAGGCCGCCGTCAAGGAATTGGCCGCCATCAGCAAACCCATCTCGGACAAGAAGAGCATCAGCCAAGTCGCCGCTATTTCGGCGGGTGACGAGACCGTGGGCGAACTTATCTCCGAGGCCATGGAGAAGGTGGGTAAGGACGGCATCATCAATATCAACGACGGGCAGTCCATGAAGACCGAGTTGCACGTGGTGGACGGTATGAGTTTCGACCGCGGCTACGCCAGCCCCTACTTCGTCACCAACGGCGAGAAGATGTCCGTGGAAATGGAAGACGCGTATCTTCTTATCACGGATAAGAAGGTCAGCAATATTCAGGACATTTTGCCCTTGTTGGAGACCGTGAGCCGCAACGGCTTGCGTTTGGTCATCATCGCCGACGACGTGGAAGGCGAGGCGTTGAGCAACCTCGTGCTCAACAAGTTGAAGGGCGTGCTGAACGTGGTGGCCGTCAAAGCCCCCGGCTACGGCGACAAGCGTAAGGCGATGCTCGAAGATATCGCCATCATCACGGGCGGGCAGGTCATTTCGGCCGATTTCGGCTTGGAACTCACCGACGTGACCGTCAATATGCTGGGTCGTGCCAAGACCGTCAAGGTGGATAAGGACAACACCACCATCGTAGACGGTGCGGGCGACAAAGAGGCCATCAAAGGCAGAGTCGCCGCCTTGCGTGCACAGGCCGAGAACGAAACCAGCAATTATGAGAAAGAGAAATTGCAGGAGCGCATCGCCAAATTGGCGGGCGGCGTGGCCGATATCCGCGTGGGCGCCGCCACCGAGGTGGAAGCCAAAGAGAAGAAACTGCGCATCGAGGACGCTTTGAACGCCACCCGTGCCGCCGTGGAGGAAGGCATCGTGGCGGGCGGCGGTACCGCTTTGCTGTCCATCACTCCCGCCTTGAAGGCCGTGGCCGAAGGTATGCAGGGTGATGAGAAGACGGGCGCGTTGATTGTGCTACGCGCCTTGGAAGAACCCATCCGTCAAATCGTCGCCAACGCGGGAATGGAAGCCTCGGTCGTGGTGAACGAAGTGTTGAAGGGCATCGCCGCCAACGCCAACTACGGCTTCGACGCCTATCGCAACGAGTACCGCGATATGATCGAGGCGGGCATTATCGATCCTACCAAAGTGACGCGTTCGGCCCTGCAAAACGCCGCTTCGGTCGCGGGCACTTTGCTGACCACCGAAAGTTTGGTCGTCAGTAAACCCGAGCCGCCCGTGGCGCCCGCACAACCCCCGATGGACTATTGAGCGGGGCGTGAAATGCGCGTATAGCATTTCCGGCAATACGTAGTAT
This window contains:
- a CDS encoding glycosyltransferase; the encoded protein is MNTIVLTGGGTGGHVIPALALVPYLRKYFSNIYFAGEAGGVEETLAAKCGLPFLGAETIKFDRRRLLRNLAVPRVLHRSAEVMAAKLGEIGCGIVFSKGGYCALPTVLAAHRLGLPIVCHESDRTLGLANRLTLHYTDHLVTSFADTPKGTCIGNPIRDEILRGDERRVALPMPQAPALLVVGGSMGAAFLNRTAAELAERMTGWNVVNVYGKTPVPCACANYVGIPFTDRIADYYARCDVVLCRAGANTMFELAALGKPTVAVPLPKGTSRGDQVANAAYFAARYAHITAIPQEKATMETLVRAIEDKAGIRGRKRETSWGGGLPTDGSGRSGAKPAYASPNAAIARYVYDVFLGSI
- a CDS encoding co-chaperone GroES, which gives rise to MNIKPLFDKILVKPIEAETVSAGGIYLSGAAKEKPAYAIVQAVGEGGLVDGKEVKMVLKVGDKVVYGKYAGNEIKLEGVEYVILRQSDVLAVIED
- the groL gene encoding chaperonin GroEL (60 kDa chaperone family; promotes refolding of misfolded polypeptides especially under stressful conditions; forms two stacked rings of heptamers to form a barrel-shaped 14mer; ends can be capped by GroES; misfolded proteins enter the barrel where they are refolded when GroES binds), which codes for MSKMIKYGEEARRALETGVNALADTVKITLGPKGRNVVLEKKFGAPLITNDGVTIAKEIELEDPFENLGAQLIREVSVKTNEVAGDGTTTAAVLAEAMIHEGMKNITAGANPVLIKKGMAAMTEAAVKELAAISKPISDKKSISQVAAISAGDETVGELISEAMEKVGKDGIININDGQSMKTELHVVDGMSFDRGYASPYFVTNGEKMSVEMEDAYLLITDKKVSNIQDILPLLETVSRNGLRLVIIADDVEGEALSNLVLNKLKGVLNVVAVKAPGYGDKRKAMLEDIAIITGGQVISADFGLELTDVTVNMLGRAKTVKVDKDNTTIVDGAGDKEAIKGRVAALRAQAENETSNYEKEKLQERIAKLAGGVADIRVGAATEVEAKEKKLRIEDALNATRAAVEEGIVAGGGTALLSITPALKAVAEGMQGDEKTGALIVLRALEEPIRQIVANAGMEASVVVNEVLKGIAANANYGFDAYRNEYRDMIEAGIIDPTKVTRSALQNAASVAGTLLTTESLVVSKPEPPVAPAQPPMDY